In the Veillonellaceae bacterium genome, one interval contains:
- a CDS encoding dinitrogenase iron-molybdenum cofactor biosynthesis protein, whose amino-acid sequence MKIAITALGYDRLSPVDPRFGRADYFVLYDQESDTWESVPNTQNLQA is encoded by the coding sequence ATGAAAATTGCTATAACCGCGCTTGGTTATGACCGGTTATCACCTGTCGATCCCCGTTTTGGCCGGGCTGATTATTTTGTCCTTTATGACCAGGAAAGCGATACCTGGGAATCAGTTCCTAATACGCAAAATCTCCAAGCCG
- a CDS encoding phenylacetate--CoA ligase: MILNTVIETMNHAEMQALQSQRLQKTVERCYKKVSFYQYQMDALNVKHTDIKTIKDISRLPFTTAHDLSVYYPFGLLTMPISGVARFEQTPDLCKAVGFTAQDLAWQNEMIARSLIACDITAASVLLELADPFPGSASRSLRQTAEILGITVIAGQGTNAPSSLKTIEDFGVTTIFSSPDNLFAFAEFLKKQNIEIQDLPVKSLLCEAALCHDELRRQLQQVFKIPVYTLYGRPDVACLGIAGDCYHQDGLHINQDHFYPEIIDPATGEVLEDNQPGELVLTTISREATPLIRYRTQELAVLTRKSCICGRTSPRITFVSI; the protein is encoded by the coding sequence ATGATACTGAATACTGTCATTGAGACTATGAATCATGCGGAAATGCAGGCTTTACAAAGCCAAAGGCTTCAAAAAACAGTTGAACGCTGTTATAAAAAAGTAAGTTTCTATCAATATCAGATGGATGCTTTAAATGTAAAGCATACCGATATCAAGACTATTAAAGACATCAGCAGGCTGCCGTTTACGACAGCACACGATTTATCGGTTTACTATCCCTTCGGTTTATTAACCATGCCGATAAGCGGCGTGGCCCGATTTGAACAAACCCCTGACTTATGCAAGGCCGTAGGTTTTACCGCCCAGGATCTGGCTTGGCAAAACGAAATGATTGCCCGCAGTTTAATTGCCTGCGATATAACCGCTGCTTCAGTTCTGCTGGAGTTGGCCGATCCCTTTCCCGGCAGTGCCTCCCGGTCATTACGGCAGACGGCCGAAATTCTCGGCATAACCGTTATTGCCGGTCAAGGCACTAATGCCCCAAGCAGTCTGAAGACTATTGAAGACTTCGGTGTAACGACAATCTTTTCATCACCCGATAACCTGTTTGCTTTCGCCGAATTTCTGAAAAAGCAGAATATTGAAATCCAGGACTTACCGGTGAAAAGTCTTCTATGTGAGGCAGCACTCTGCCATGACGAACTTCGCCGCCAGCTTCAGCAAGTATTCAAAATCCCTGTTTATACCCTATACGGCAGGCCGGACGTTGCTTGCCTGGGTATAGCCGGTGATTGCTATCACCAAGATGGCCTGCATATTAACCAAGATCACTTTTATCCGGAAATTATCGACCCTGCTACCGGCGAAGTACTGGAGGATAACCAGCCTGGTGAGCTGGTGCTGACTACCATATCCCGTGAAGCAACGCCGCTGATCCGTTACCGAACCCAAGAATTGGCCGTGTTAACCCGCAAGTCGTGTATATGCGGCCGAACTTCGCCCAGAATTACCTTTGTTTCTATATGA
- a CDS encoding 4Fe-4S binding protein, which translates to MKELVVVSGKGGTGKTSISAALAFLAPQKILVDCDVDAANFHLLCGADISETQEFKAGYEPHIDKAICAPCGKCTSLCRFAAITDGVLTDPFNCEGCGVCAFACPQQAITMQEKQAGNWFVSDTRLGCLVHAELGLSVENSGKLVSKVRQEAKQLAMAHHLPLVITDGPPGIGCPAIAALSGASLALAVVEPSASSIHDVKRLANLVSHFGLPLTVCINKSTLHPENTQAIVSWCKEKAIPVVGQLPYSDVFRNAVQSGKTVLEMPDNLEIKEAMRNLWRNLSGILEAHR; encoded by the coding sequence ATGAAGGAACTAGTCGTTGTCAGCGGTAAAGGAGGTACAGGCAAAACCAGTATCAGCGCAGCGCTCGCCTTTTTGGCTCCGCAAAAGATACTAGTTGACTGCGACGTAGACGCTGCAAACTTCCATTTGCTATGCGGAGCCGACATTTCGGAAACTCAGGAGTTTAAAGCCGGTTACGAGCCGCATATCGATAAAGCGATTTGTGCACCCTGCGGCAAGTGTACATCCTTATGCCGCTTTGCGGCTATAACGGACGGAGTTTTGACTGATCCTTTTAACTGCGAGGGCTGCGGCGTTTGCGCTTTCGCCTGTCCTCAGCAAGCTATTACCATGCAGGAAAAACAAGCGGGAAACTGGTTCGTATCTGATACCCGCTTAGGCTGTTTAGTCCATGCAGAGCTCGGGTTATCGGTCGAGAACTCCGGGAAATTAGTCAGCAAGGTGCGGCAGGAGGCTAAACAACTTGCAATGGCCCATCATCTTCCGCTTGTTATCACCGACGGGCCGCCCGGAATCGGCTGTCCGGCTATTGCTGCCTTATCAGGAGCCAGTTTGGCGCTGGCAGTCGTGGAACCATCAGCCTCCAGCATTCATGATGTAAAGCGCTTAGCTAATCTAGTTTCACACTTCGGTCTGCCGCTAACGGTATGTATTAACAAAAGCACGCTGCACCCCGAAAATACTCAAGCCATAGTCAGTTGGTGCAAGGAGAAAGCTATTCCTGTAGTCGGACAACTTCCCTATAGTGACGTATTCCGGAATGCTGTTCAATCCGGCAAAACCGTGCTGGAAATGCCGGATAACTTGGAAATCAAAGAAGCCATGCGCAATCTTTGGCGAAACCTTTCCGGCATCTTAGAAGCCCACCGGTAA
- a CDS encoding 4Fe-4S binding protein yields the protein MQISIASGKGGTGKTTLALMLAAAQSDITLIDCDVEEPNCHLFLNPNWQTPSQKVSVKIPHIDPLACTGCGACSSACLFNALAVSGRTALLFDELCHSCGACQLACQHNAISEKEKEIGVIQSGTAAMYSGIHLISGTLNIGTPSTVPIIKTMKQQIAKLSGDTLLDCPPGTACSMVTAVKQSDYCILVTEPTPFGKHDLKLAANITNLLNIPTGIVINKSDEGDGDQDIEAFCKERQIPLLAKIPHSLSFARQYASGQISDEFKEIASLIWQRIKGCYQ from the coding sequence ATGCAAATTAGCATTGCAAGCGGCAAAGGAGGTACCGGTAAAACTACGCTGGCTCTCATGCTCGCCGCTGCTCAATCTGATATTACTTTAATCGACTGTGATGTCGAGGAACCAAACTGTCACTTATTTCTGAATCCAAACTGGCAGACGCCAAGTCAAAAAGTCAGCGTTAAAATTCCCCATATTGATCCGCTAGCATGTACTGGATGCGGGGCTTGTTCGTCTGCCTGTTTATTTAATGCACTGGCCGTTTCCGGTAGAACTGCGCTGCTGTTTGATGAATTGTGCCACAGTTGCGGCGCTTGCCAACTCGCCTGCCAGCATAATGCCATAAGCGAAAAAGAAAAAGAGATTGGCGTTATTCAATCCGGTACGGCGGCAATGTATTCAGGTATTCATTTAATATCCGGCACGCTGAATATTGGTACTCCCAGCACAGTACCTATCATAAAAACAATGAAGCAGCAAATAGCTAAACTCTCCGGCGACACATTACTGGATTGTCCGCCAGGAACAGCTTGTTCCATGGTAACAGCCGTTAAGCAAAGCGATTATTGCATACTCGTGACCGAACCGACTCCATTTGGAAAACATGACTTGAAACTTGCTGCCAATATTACCAACCTCCTAAATATTCCGACTGGGATCGTGATTAATAAAAGCGACGAAGGAGACGGCGACCAAGATATCGAAGCATTCTGCAAAGAGCGCCAAATACCGTTACTGGCTAAAATCCCTCACAGTCTGTCGTTTGCCAGACAATACGCATCAGGACAAATTTCTGATGAGTTTAAAGAAATTGCTAGCTTAATTTGGCAGCGAATTAAGGGGTGCTATCAATGA
- a CDS encoding DUF5320 domain-containing protein, with translation MPRGDGTGPLGTGPQGRRRGGCQQMGFGNGLGSGLGRRLQNAFGMFNNTANRPESLESQAEKLEAQAAHLRNLTKQNRKTD, from the coding sequence ATGCCAAGAGGAGATGGAACAGGTCCATTGGGAACCGGGCCACAGGGCCGCAGACGCGGCGGCTGCCAGCAAATGGGGTTTGGCAATGGTCTTGGTTCAGGCTTAGGACGCAGATTGCAAAATGCGTTCGGTATGTTCAATAATACCGCCAATCGGCCCGAATCATTAGAATCTCAAGCCGAAAAACTTGAAGCGCAAGCTGCTCACCTGCGTAATCTGACAAAACAAAATCGAAAAACCGATTAG